The nucleotide window CCAGGTCCGCGCGCAGGCGCCCGCCGTCGTCAAGCGGCTGCTGCGGGACGTCTCCGCTAACATCGACGACGTCCTCGACGTCAACGACATGCTGATCGGCGCGATGGTCCGCGACAAGTCGCTCACCTGCCGGCTGATCCGCGAGGTCGCCGCGCCCGAGTTCAAGTTCATCGCGCGCTCGGGGATCTGGTTCGGGTTCGTCATCGGGCTGGTCCAGTTCGTCGCCTGGGCGCTGACGAAGCAACCGCTGATCATGCCGGTCTTCGGTTTCGTCACGGGCTTCGTCACGGACTGGCTCGCCCTCAAGATGATCTTCTACCCGCGCGAACCACGCGGGTTCGGCTTCTTCCGCTGGCAGGGCATGTTCCAGAAGCGCCGCCAGGAGGTCGCCGCCGACTACGGGGCGCTGATCGCCGACGAGGTGCTCACCGTGCGGAACGTGATGGAGGCCGTGCTCACCGGGCCGCGCTCGGACAAGCTGTTCGCCATGGTCACCCGCGAGGTGCAGCGCACGATCGACGCGCAAGCCAGCATCGCCAAGCCGCTGGTCGCGCTCACCATCGGCGGCCGGCAGTACCAGGAGATGAAGCGCGCGGCAGCCGCCAAAGCGATCGAGTTCCTCCCCGAAACGGTGAAACACGTCGAGAGCTACGCCACCGGCGCGCTCGACGTCCGAAACACGATCGTCACGAAGATGCAGCAGCTGACCCCGCTCGAGTTCGAGGGCATCCTGCGGCCGGCCTTCAAGCAGGACGAGTGGAAGCTCATCGCCGTCGGCGCGGTCATCGGTGGCCTGGTGGGTGAGCTCCAGGTGCTCCTCCTGCTGCACTGATCACGGGCAACGACTACGGCCGGGCGAGGACGTTTGATGAACCTGGGCCGGTCGCTGGCCCGGCTGGGCGAGCCGGACCAGGCCCGCGGCTGCTGGCGGCGCGCGCGGGACGTCTTCGAGGAACTCGGCGCCCCGCAGGCGGAGGAGGCTTCGGCGCTCGTCGGGTAGCCGGTACGGTTTCGATCTCGGGACCGCGAGGGAGGCCGGAATGGACGCTGTCCTGCACGACCTCGCCCTGCACTGGCCGCTCTACGCCGCGATGCCCTTCGTCGCCGCGCTGATCGGGTACGTCACCAAGCGCGTGGCCATCGAAATGATGTTCCGGCCGCTCGAGTTCATCGGGATCCCGCCGCTGCTGGGGTGGCAGGGCGTCGTCCCGAAGCACGGCGGGCGGATGGCCGCCGTCGCGACCGAGCTGCTCACCGCGAACCTGCTCGACCTGCGGGAAGTGCTCGCGCGGATCGATCCGGTGATCATCACCAGCGAGCTGGAACAGCCGCTGCTGAAGGCGGTCGACCACATCGCGCGCGAGGTGCTGGCCGAGCACCACCCGCGGCTGTGGGAGGTGCTGCCGACGCTGGCGCAGGAGATGCTGGTCAAGCAGGTCCAGGCGTCGGCGCCGCGGCTGGTGCGGGAGTTCCTCGACGACGTCCGCGAGAACCTCGACGAGGTGCTCGACGTCCAGCACATGACCGTCCAGCGGCTCACGCGGGACAAGAAGCTGCTCGTGCGGCTGATCCGCGAGACGTCCCGGCCGGAAATGGCGTTCATCGCGCGGATGGGCATCTACTTCGGCTTCGGGCTCGGCCTGGTCCAGACGATCGTGTGGGCGGTCACGCGCGAGCCGTGGGTGCTGCCGGTCTTCGGCGGGGTGATCGGGCTGTGCACCGACTGGCTGGCGATCAAGCTGATCTTCGTCCCGCGCGAGCCGGTGCGCGTGGGCCGGGTGATCTTCCAGGGCAAGTTCCAGCGCCGCCGGGCCGAGGTGGCGCGGCAGTACGGCGAGCTGATCGCGAACGAGGTCCTGACGGTCCAGAACCTGCTGGACGCCATCCTGCGCGGCCCCCGAGCGGACCGGCTGGCGGCGCGGGTGGAGCACCTCGTGTCGGAAACGGTCGACGCGCAGATGCCCCTGGCCTGGACCGTCGGCGGCACCCGTCTGAAGGAGATGAAGCAGGCCGCGGCGCGGAAGGCACTGGAGCACCTGCCGGACACGGCCCGGTACGCCGAGGGCTACCTCACCGAGGCGATGGACGTCGCGAAGGTGATCGAGCAGCGGATGCTGGCCCTGACACCCCTGGAGTTCGAGGGCCTGCTGCGGCCGGCGTTCCGGCAGGACGAGTGGAAGCTGATCGCCGTCGGCGGGGTGATCGGGTTCGTGGTGGGTGAGCTGCAGGTCCTGCTGATGCTCGGCTGACAGCGCCCCAATGTGGCGTTGGTTGCGTCCAACGCACCCAATGTGGCGTTCGGTGCGTCCAACGCACCGAACGCCACATTGGGGCGCTTGAGTCAGGCCGCCGCGACGAGGGCCGGCTCCACCGTGCTCACCCTCGTCCGGCGGTCGCGCTGCCAGGCGATCACCCGGCACACCACGTAGATCAGGAACGAAATCGCCGTCACGAACGCGCTCACCGGGAGCCCGGGTGCCAGTGACAGCACGATCCCGCCGATCGCCGACACCTCGGCGAACACCACCGACAGCACCGTCGCCTTCCACGGGGACGCCGTCACGCGGGCGGCCGCCGCGGCCGGGGTCACCATCAGGGCCACCACCAGGAGCGAGCCGACCACCTTGACGCTCAACGCGGTCGAAATGCCCACCAAAAGGGCGAAAACCACGGTGAGGGTCTTC belongs to Amycolatopsis tolypomycina and includes:
- a CDS encoding DUF445 domain-containing protein, with product MDAVLHDLALHWPLYAAMPFVAALIGYVTKRVAIEMMFRPLEFIGIPPLLGWQGVVPKHGGRMAAVATELLTANLLDLREVLARIDPVIITSELEQPLLKAVDHIAREVLAEHHPRLWEVLPTLAQEMLVKQVQASAPRLVREFLDDVRENLDEVLDVQHMTVQRLTRDKKLLVRLIRETSRPEMAFIARMGIYFGFGLGLVQTIVWAVTREPWVLPVFGGVIGLCTDWLAIKLIFVPREPVRVGRVIFQGKFQRRRAEVARQYGELIANEVLTVQNLLDAILRGPRADRLAARVEHLVSETVDAQMPLAWTVGGTRLKEMKQAAARKALEHLPDTARYAEGYLTEAMDVAKVIEQRMLALTPLEFEGLLRPAFRQDEWKLIAVGGVIGFVVGELQVLLMLG
- a CDS encoding DUF445 family protein, whose product is MPLIAALIGYLTKRVAIEMMFRPLEFKGVRPLGWQGVIPANARRMATTAVDLLTRNLVDPKEIFSRLDPEEMVKELEPPLLKAVEEVTREVMETHQPRLWEMLPARAQRLLVDQVRAQAPAVVKRLLRDVSANIDDVLDVNDMLIGAMVRDKSLTCRLIREVAAPEFKFIARSGIWFGFVIGLVQFVAWALTKQPLIMPVFGFVTGFVTDWLALKMIFYPREPRGFGFFRWQGMFQKRRQEVAADYGALIADEVLTVRNVMEAVLTGPRSDKLFAMVTREVQRTIDAQASIAKPLVALTIGGRQYQEMKRAAAAKAIEFLPETVKHVESYATGALDVRNTIVTKMQQLTPLEFEGILRPAFKQDEWKLIAVGAVIGGLVGELQVLLLLH